A region from the Aegilops tauschii subsp. strangulata cultivar AL8/78 chromosome 5, Aet v6.0, whole genome shotgun sequence genome encodes:
- the LOC109745613 gene encoding uncharacterized protein — MGSVHRATLVLLMFCLAVLGRAEYLKYKDPKQSIGVRIKDLLGRMTLAEKIGQMTQIERENATTGVLSKYFIGSVLSGGGSVPSSKATVAAWQSMVNEMQKDAMSTRLGIPIIYGIDAVHGHNNVYKATVFPHNVGLGATRDPELVKRIGEATALEVRATGIPYVFAPCIAVCRDPRWGRCYESYSEDPNVVRSMTTIISGLQGDDPSDIKGRPYVGGSKKVAACAKHYVGDGGTFMGINEGNTIIDNDGLMTIHMPAYYNSIIRGVSTIMVSYNSWNGKKMHANHHLITDFLKNKLKFRGFVISDWEGIDRITTPQHLNYSYSIEAGVGAGIDMIMVPFAYTEFIDGLTSQVKNNIIPMSRIDDAVYRILRVKFTMGLFENPYADPSLMGELGKQEHREIAREAVRKSLVLLKNGKSAYTPLLPLPKKAGKILVAGSHADNLGNQCGGWTITWQGLTGNDNTTGTTILSAIKSTVDPSTQVVFSENPDSTAVDSGNYDYAIVVIGEPPYAETFGDSLNLTIPAPGPSVIQTVCKSVKCVVVLISGRPLVVEPYIGAMDAFVAAWLPGTEGQGVADVLFGDYGFSGKLARTWFKSVDQLPMNVGDKHYDPLFPFGFGLTTQAKK, encoded by the exons ATGGGGAGTGTGCACAGGGCCACCTTGGTTCTCCTCATGTTCTGCTTGGCGGTGCTGGGGAGGGCAGAATATCTCAAGTACAAGGACCCGAAGCAGTCGATTGGTGTTCGCATCAAGGACCTGCTCGGCCGGATGACTCTCGCGGAGAAGATCGGCCAGATGACTCAGATCGAGAGGGAGAACGCCACGACGGGGGTGCTATCCAAGTACTTCATAG GCAGCGTGCTGAGTGGTGGAGGCAGCGTGCCTTCTTCCAAGGCAACCGTTGCGGCTTGGCAGTCGATGGTGAACGAAATGCAAAAGGACGCCATGTCCACCCGCCTAGGTATTCCGATTATCTACGGTATTGACGCTGTGCATGGTCACAATAACGTCTACAAAGCCACCGTCTTCCCCCATAACGTTGGCCTCGGAGCTACCAG GGACCCTGAGTTGGTGAAGAGGATAGGAGAAGCAACTGCTCTTGAAGTTAGAGCCACCGGGATTCCATACGTCTTTGCTCCATGTATTGCG GTTTGTAGAGACCCAAGATGGGGACGCTGCTATGAAAGCTACAGTGAAGACCCAAATGTTGTCCGTTCAATGACCACAATTATCTCTGGCTTGCAAGGCGATGATCCATCAGATATCAAAGGAAGACCATATGTTGGTGGAAG TAAGAAAGTTGCCGCATGTGCAAAGCACTATGTTGGTGATGGTGGTACGTTTATGGGGATCAACGAGGGCAATACAATCATCGACAACGATGGCTTGATGACTATTCATATGCCTGCTTATTATAATTCTATCATCAGAGGCGTCTCCACTATTATGGTCTCATACAATAGTTGGAATGGAAAGAAAATGCACGCCAACCATCACCTAATCACTGATTTCCTCAAGAACAAGCTCAAATTTAGG GGTTTTGTGATTTCAGACTGGGAAGGCATTGATCGGATTACTACTCCCCAACACCTGAACTATTCTTATTCGATTGAGGCCGGAGTAGGTGCAGGTATTGACATG ATCATGGTTCCTTTTGCCTACACAGAATTCATCGATGGACTGACATCCCAAGTTAAGAACAACATTATCCCCATGAGCAGAATCGATGATGCTGTCTACAGGATTCTTCGGGTTAAGTTCACCATGGGTCTATTTGAGAATCCTTATGCCGATCCAAGCCTCATGGGCGAACTCGGAAAGCAA GAACACCGAGAAATCGCCCGGGAAGCCGTCAGAAAATCACTGGTGTTGCTGAAAAATGGAAAATCTGCCTACACTCCATTGTTGCCCCTCCCCAAGAAGGCCGGTAAGATCCTCGTTGCCGGAAGCCACGCCGACAACTTGGGCAACCAATGTGGAGGATGGACGATCACATGGCAAGGATTGACCGGCAACGACAATACTACTG GGACGACCATCCTTTCGGCGATCAAGTCCACCGTCGACCCCAGCACGCAGGTGGTCTTCTCGGAGAACCCGGACAGCACCGCCGTGGACAGCGGCAACTACGACTACGCGATTGTGGTTATCGGCGAGCCGCCCTATGCTGAGACGTTCGGCGACAGCCTGAACCTGACGATCCCTGCCCCCGGACCCTCGGTGATCCAGACCGTCTGCAAGAGTGTCAAGTGCGTGGTCGTCCTCATTTCCGGCAGGCCGCTAGTGGTGGAGCCATACATCGGCGCCATGGACGCGTTCGTCGCCGCGTGGCTGCCCGGCACTGAGGGGCAGGGCGTGGCCGACGTTTTGTTCGGCGACTACGGGTTCTCCGGGAAGCTGGCGAGGACGTGGTTCAAGTCGGTGGACCAGCTGCCGATGAACGTCGGC